One Argentina anserina chromosome 6, drPotAnse1.1, whole genome shotgun sequence genomic window, GGTGAATTGGTGAAGAGTCAGTTTTTCCAAATGATCCCTCTGGAGCTAGCAAAGCTTTTCGATTTTACCTACATCTCAAGTCCATGTGCGCATTTGGTTGATGATCAACCGTAGAGTTCCTCAACTGCAGACGTACGGCAATAAATACCGACTTACAACTTGCAACCTCCATTTTAGATCTGCTGTCTTTATATAGAGCTGATATACGAACACACTAATTAACCCATGCAACTTCTCATTACGTAGTGTACGCCTTGTACCAAAAACAACAGAAGCAGGCAGATCAGGCTGTGCTGAATATGGTTAATTGGGATCATTGGCTGGTGATATGGCGAGTGGAGTTTTGGGGGAGAGAATGGAACTTTGTGGACATAGTCACTTTCATTAGCCTCCTCTTCTTGCActtcatttctctttttgcGCCGTTTTACTTCACCTGGACTGCGTTTTGGCTGGCCATTGCGCTCTACTTTGTCTCCGGTGTCGGTGTAACCCTTTCGTTCCATAGGAACCTCTCCCACCGAAGCTTCAAGCTTCCCAGATGGCTCGAGTATTTCTTTGCCTATTGTGGGGTTCTATCACTtcaggtatatataatatatatgtgtctGAAATTATTTTGCTCACTCGCTCTAAGAATGAACCTGTGTTTTTGTCTACAGTACGTAATATGCTTTCGTTTTGCAGAGAAGTCCTCTTGATTGGGTGAGCGTACACAGatctcatcatcaatttacAGACACGGTGAAAGACCCCCATAGCCCCGTCAGAGGATTTTGGTTTAGTCATATTGGCTGGACACTTGATTACCGCGGTCGAAACGGAAATGTAAATATTCGTTCCCTCCCTCTCCCTTTGGTGGAGGGCTTGGACTCTTCGATCTCCACTGATCTCCGGCCTTGATGCTATATATGCTACATATAATCTAGATATGTATTCTATATACGAGCACAAAATATAACACAAAATATCGATTACTAGAAAAATATGGGATCCTTGAACCAATATGCCAATAATGAGCAATCGAAGAATATTTATGTTGAGCTTACACATTCTAATTTTTCTTTGCAGTATGAACCACGACTAAAGAATGTTGGAGATTTGAAAAGGCAACCATACTATATATTTCTTCATTACACATACCCTCTTCATTATGCTGCTCTCGGAGTTCTGTTGTATTTTTGGGGAGGAATGCCCTTTTTGGTTTGGGGAATGGTAAAATGCACAATTGCTCTTATTATTATCATCTAGTTAGCACCAATTCAGTTTGCTACTATCAACAGAGGACATTTCTTTTATTAAGTGGAAACAATCGCCTCCAATCTGTTTCAGCCTTCAAATGATCCACTAATATTATACAATTAGATCACCATTTGTTTTCTGATTCTTATCCCAGtcaactttttattttttggtagGGAGTGAGGACGGTACTGTTTCTCCATGCTACATTTGGAATAAACTCAATCTGCCATACATGGGGACAAAAAGTATGGGAAACTGGTGATTTATCTAGAAATAACTGGTAAGATATTccaaatcgaaaaaaaataagatatttgtTGGATCAGATTATATAGAATTTCAATCCAAGCATgcaaaacatatatatctacTCTAGCTTGGTGTTCTCTTTCTGGCTATTGGAActtagttttaatttttattttctttttcatggtACCTTGCATTGGTTAACCACCCttcaaaataacatttaacaTATATATCTTGCTTGTTTCCGTTAAGCTTAGCTTTCTATATACATTTTAGCATGTTTGTGTGAATGAAATATGTGTATTtttgtttgtgaaatattaatGAGGGAACCGTTATTCATCCACAGGTTGATTGGATTGCTTGCACACGGAGAAGGTTGGCATAATAATCATCATGCTTTCCAGCATTCAGCTCGCCACGGCCTGGAATGGTGGCAAATTGATGTAACTTGGTATGTCATAAGATTCCTTGAACTCGTGGGTTTGGCAACAGAAGTTAAGCTTCCGACTGAAATTCAGAAGAAACAAAGAGCTTTAACCAACAACAAGATGATCCACGAAGAAAAGCAGCAGCTTGAAATGAATCATAAAGTCCAAAATGGAAAGCTTTGAAATATAGATCATAATGGGATGGATCTAGCTATCTGCCTATCTGGAAGTACTATTTATCTTTACAAACATAAGGACATCAAAAGATGGTGTTTGTATGATTGTTTGCTTTGTTATTCCTGATCGATGTATGTCAACAATAATTTTgttgaaattattgttcatctGTGAGGATGAGCACTGTTTTTACTTGTGGGAAAAAATTTATGTGGTTCGCCTAAAATGCGAATCTGATATTTCACCTGCTGTAAGAACTATTTTTCATTTGACGAATGCCATATATGAATTAATAATGCTCGTCCCTGGCCTCATGTTAATTCGTCTGTACTATGTGAATTTATTGGTAGCCGAGATCGATTAATTATGATGGAAAATTATTACCGAAACACAATATCTGGAATATGGTAGGCTAGTacaattgtacaaattaaaacacgtttgataaacaaaaataatgCCGTATGTTTTAGCTATCAAAGTACCAATCAATGGAACTATTTGTTTCATGTTCTTTTTCACGCAAACAATAAATACTGCACCAAAAGCTAGTTGGCAAAAATAAAAGTAGTAATGCTATTAATTACGAGCAACAACAAGGGATTTTCAAAATTGTAACTTTAAATACCTAGCTTAAATGGTTGAGATTTGAGATCTAGACAAGTCTGAATTTACGAGGAAACGTACAGTTAATCGTAGAGAAGAGTTATCTACTTCTACTAATTACGGTAACGGCGTAAGCAAACATGCAGTTTAGTTACCGATCACGATTTCAATGTACAGTTAATCGTAGAGAAGAGTTATCTACTTCTACTAATTACGGTAACGGCGTAAGCAAACATGCAGTTTAGTTACCGATCACGATTTCAATTgtaattctatataaagtacTTCTGATTTCTGATTGACAACCTAATTAGAGACTATTTTAATCGTACATGCATGTTGGTAATTTAAACCCTAATTACAACTACAACCGTTAGGAATATGGGTGTAAATGAGCTAAGCCAAGCCGAGTTCGAGTCGggttaaaatttgatttttaacCTTCTTATTTAAATTCGGCTCGGTTTGAAAAAGCCTGAGTTGAGCTCGGGTTGACTCAGCTTATTAGACGAACTCGAATTCAAATCGAGTCGGCTTAGataatttgaaattaaaattttataattaaaaaaatcaaaatttgataTCATAGAATCACACAAAATCTCTTTTatttatagaaaattaaaaataataaatcaaaCTCATTATTGAACTTTAAtatttaactaattattctaGAAATAAGTTTTTCGACTCTTCtatatactataaaagttaGTAAGTCaagtttaattaataaacaagCCGAGTATTTAACGAACCTGAAGCTGAATGagccaaatattttttattcaagCTCGGCTCATTTTTAAAATCGGGCTTAATTATTGAGCTCAAACTTGGCTTATTTAACTTTACGAGTGTCACGAACCCCGGAATTTCAAGTGTTAAACTCAAAAattgaagccatgaaaaactctaaaacaatctcaataaattgaaatcatcttatcgtcacagcgtatcgtaactgagttcatagtacatctcagtcgatttgattattacaaaaccaatttataattcaaacattatatcaaatgggaatgtaaaatcctctcaatcctcaccacaaaatagaaataaataaactttgaaatcttcagagtagtcctctaattctgctaatccacacctgcagaactattccctacaccatcgaataggtacaccaggattgtaaacacaaacccggtgagctttgcagctcgtatgagtaaaacaacagtataacacgcatagtaatacaagagaaaaatactgaaaatatttaattataaatgcactcatgagtcacatgACGACCCATCTagatgtccaataatatctgaaaatataagtactcatgagaaattaggcaacccatctgtttacccgaatatatttataatgcgagtactcatgagacccatgtactcatctgttacccctcatgcagtacgccgtcagacattgagcaacccatttgttacccaatatcccaaaaatatgggtactcataagcagaTAACTCATATGTCACCCCTCAtacagtacaccgacagacagactagagctctaattgaatcgtaactgtcacccggccaaggctaggttccgatatgccaacacgtccgaagacagaaaaacgttttaacatgactcaagttaaaaccacgtacaatacaattctcacatgttattgtacaaaaaaaacaaGCGACTCATGCtcaaatgaaataaatattagtgctataaataaactcatttggaaatatggatatgacagtatatgatatagcaactcatatatatgtatcgtttttaccatttatacacatacacaacccactatatcgtatacatatcatagttcggtctttttaaaataaagcgtaattatgaatcaccgccaaaggtagactcgtcatagtgagatttactcatctTATTTTCATGAGCGTAATTTTCCACAATACCGAAAGCAAATCCTTTacttgttttgtcgatcacctagtcGTATAAAAAGtgattagaaacgttacgtaaaacctcaaatgccgaatcaATTCTACTGTTTACTGATCAGCAATTTACGGTTTTTACGTAAATACTGTTCACGTAAAAACTGTTTACGTAAATATTGTtcatgtacatactgtttacgtatatTGTACACCAATGTACTGTTTTATTGTAACTATTATTCctagtaaatactaatcatCGATTTACTATtcagaaaattacttttacaattaattaacataaattactttttacatttactgtacataattattttttacagtTACCgtacagaaattactttttataaaatttattattcgacataactgttcacgcgccgccgcacgtggggtTCACATGCCACCCTCTGGCAGCCGCGCGTGGCAATCACGCGCCTCCTCAAAACCCGCGCGTATCttgcccaccgccgcccaaaactccatcctctcttctcctccacccTTCCACGGCCTAACGCCGTGCCTTACCCTACTCACTCGCCCTCACGCGCCGTCCTAGGCGGCGGTACAttctctccctcctcctcctccaaatcTCCACAAATCGCCACAATTTCATACAAAATCAAACATCACAATCAATTTAAACATTCCCTTACCTAGTTTGAACCCTAGAACAGCCGGGAAGTCGCCGGAGAAGCTTGAACCCAGGCGGTGGTCGAATTCGTGCAGGGGCGAGGCGGCGGCACTAATTGAGCTCCAATCATCTTGCAGTTGGCACCAGGGGTGAGAATCGGTGATGACAAGCTAGTCCTCGTGCTCTGGTCTCGCCGGCGAAGAGCTTGGACGGGGGTGGAAGTCGCAGAATCCCCGGGTCCTCGCTTGAGCTTCATGGCGGCGAGAGAGAATGCGTCTCACTCGGGGGTTGATATAGTCGAGCTCGCGGAGGTCGTGGAAGTGGCAGTGAGAGCCACGGCGGCCGGTGAGGCAAGATCGCCGAGAGGGATTTCTAAGAGGGAGAGAGACTCGgggttgataggagcactttgtgcaaacgtttttaacatgtttttacctcaatttgtactttgcttagcccttattgttgtactattgagtcattgagtcgtagtaagagtcttgagcggtattggatgcatttttgtgcttacatgagttaaaacgcataattggtttagagtcctagtttgactaggaatccttgttaggttttgaaactaattatctcttacttatgattttattttcttattttcagattggattgaagagataattaaagaaaaaaagatggagccaagtcatgcaacaattaaatagaagatgatcattaaaggcataaaacatggcatgttttagggaataaaacatgacatgttttagggaataaaactttccatgttttatggattaaagcatggcatgttttagggaataaaactttccatgttttagggattaaagcatgacatgtttataggaagaaagaagcaatttcaaacccttcatctttcctctatatatacatggcttcacctctcaaataggatcacttctcattagcattcaagagccaaaactctaccaaaacaccaccataaacttccctcacaaattagccaagccgtccaccccaaaaccatcgtcatctccaccgagtttcaccattgaagacacacctccaaggttcctacaacgtgtgattctcgcaactcatctccatggcttcgtatatttgtgttaatctacaattctttgtctatgaagattgtaagttgttgtttatgtggaaatattggttttgtatttgttttaaaattttcagattgtatttgatatttttttgagactatgccgaatctatgttcttataattaatgagtttgtatttctattgttgtgttctaatcatctttctcatacttttagataattttcagatatgtgcatatgaatttagtggttggatgcaatccctaagattgtgtttgagtgctagattcatcaaccatattgacacaaatcgaatcatgccctaagtaggttcggtttgtgttgattaaaagtggtaaaaattctggaaatttgcatgtgaaaccatggtgggtgacgccacacatgaaacatgtctccaacaaagatttggtgcttaaatgtaatcttgtttgatttctactctaagtgttattgaattcgattgcatgcaaatttagattaggccctaagtcaatctaaatgttaattgaaatcttgcatgattagatgatcccctaaggctctaattgtattggtgtctaaaaagtatgtaattggtcgaattagaatgcatgataggttcgaacttgtaattatgtggtgtaatggtaaatttagtttaagtttgttaaagagaagtcgatcatgtaaatagtaatttaggttttattttagtagttaataatcaatctcaaacccctcattatttgttaacactaaaagtttagagttcccttcaattccccggaaagaacgatccatgcttattttatactaacgatgatgttttacagggtttattatagacgttttaataaaacgctctatcagggGCCGAGGGGGTGCGGCtgcgggggagagagagagtgaaaaTGAGAGTTTCTGTTTTAAAAAACCCTAGTTTCctaaaatttctttttatactttttctaaaatcggaaatcaAATTCCGTCGCTaaaaactttcacatacgacgtccgattagaacgcgtgacgtgtccacaaaTTGTATTGAcgtgctctacaacttccgtgaaggaagttttcggaaacgaATGACAAAACTTGAAGTCAACTCGCAAGTCacaaaacgtaacgtttttccaatttaaatttccaaaGATGGTTCAGTTTTCGTTTTGACATTGTCGTGAAGCgaaaaaaatgtgatttattaaattttccaagtttaataatttccaagaattcatacaatttgaACCCAAAAATTTGAGTTATTACAACGAACTCGAGCTGAACAGGCTAAAAGCAAACCGAACACGAGTCGAACATAAGTAGCTTGAGTCTACCTTCCATCCTAGATAGAAACAAAATTGGGATAGAGTACGTACCTACTCACTGGTGTTAACTGGGCAGATTTATAGCGGCCTACGTACTTGGTTTAAtgctttaattaatttttttttcttttatcaagATTATTACATATACATAGCTAGCTGTACGTAGCCGGGAAGGACCTGTACGTAACCGGTAACCCGGGTCCTTCATATATGGGTGCTTCAATAATTCATTATTTTTGCTTTTACAGAAAAGGAAGCTAAACCGGAACCACGATAGATAGCTATAGTCTGTAGTAGTTTACTGCCGATACATAGTTACGTTCCCCCACAAGAATAAAAGTAAAGATCGAGCAGAGGTACTTCTACGGTTCTACCACTTCTACCAAAGTGAAAAGCTCTAGCCTctaaaacttcaattttgtaCGTACGTAGGTTGGGACCAGAGGTTGGTTGTTCAAACCTAATGTTTCGAGTGATCGCAACAGAATTAAGCATTCACACATCCCTTTCCGTCGACTCTTGTCTCTTGTTTTTCCAGtttccatatatataataaactcAGAACGGAAGCAAATTTGCATCAATGTTTGCATCAACCGAATTAACTAACTAACAGACTCTTCAAGTAGTCATTCATGTTTGCATCAATGCAGATACGTACTCAAACCCTAACAACAACGTACTGTAACCGTTGTAAAATGCGAGACAGAACTAGTTATACCTTAGGTAATTTGAATCGTTGCGTGTACATATGGTTTCTCGatctgttttttttctctaactACTGTATATGTGATTAGTAGATAATCTAATGTGAAAATTTATGAAATAATTAGATATAAACCCAATATTGCTGAGtctcttttaaaataaacttatacataattttctttcattttacaCCCACCCCACGTAAGCAAACTTACCATATTTAAGAGTTTGTTATAATTGAtagtttttttcattttttttattcactGATATGCCTTTCAGATTGTATATTGCTATATTTAGTATCATACTCAATTTTAGCATCAATTTGGATTCAAATGCTACAATCTTGTTCACACGGTCAGCTACTGACTGTGAAATTCATGCTCAACCACCATTGGAGGTAAATCCAAGAGTGAGGAGAATCTTTTTTAAAttgagttattttattttcaactcTTGGATTTATATCCAATGGTGATTGACCATGGATTTCACAGTCAGCTTCTGACCGTATGAATGAGACTGCAAATGCTAAGCTAAAATTTAGTTGGATTTAACTTTAACATAAATATTACATTATTAATTTCTTACCTtgttttatgtatatatatatatatatatatatatatactcttcAAATAAGTGTCATGTGAAAAGAAAGAGGTTGAAAAAGAAATGGGGAAAATATTTTGTTGTACGGATTGTGTTGCGAAAGTGGTTGGAGAACGAAATCAAATGAAGGAAAGAGTTTTGTTTTACTGATTGGATTGCATTTTCACTCCTACCACATTTGATGTTATGTCTATTTGAAAGATATCTAATTATAAGTTACACAATTTTGTTCTTTGATAATTTTTTCACTTCTTCTAAGTATATTATTCATGTTTAATCTTGATCGAGATAACCTATTTATCTCAACCATTTACATTATTAATGTACCTATTAAATAGGGCTTAAGTCATAGAAAACCCAATGACGAGGTACAATAAAAATTAGAGTCTAATATAGAGGTGTCATACGAAAATATTCATTAGATAAACTTCATATATACCAGAGTATTTGAAACTCAAGTCAACTAGAAATAATATGTACCACTACAACAAATTACACCTTTAGTCACGAAAGTATAGGTCACAAACTTCATATTTGTCACCCATAATTGGAAATAGTCACAAACTTTGTAAGTTCGTCACTAGGATTTCGAAAGTCAAACTTTTTGTTTAATGGTTTCAACTTTCGATTACAACTCTCTCCTCTTTTTCTATCACCAAACCACCAAACACTCTGCCAAGCTTCGACAAACCCCAATTCCCCAAACCGTACCtcttccaaatttcaaaattgaggTTAGTAGCTTGACAATTGAAACCCATTTAGATCTCGTTTATTCtatataaagaagaagaaaaaaatggtgACAAAAATCTGAGGGAATGGGTCACAAATGATTTTGTCACCCAAACATAATTTAGTGACGAACTTGGGATTTCGTCACCTATAAGAATGGGTCACGCACTATAGGTGACGCAATGGGTGACGAAATTTTTTGTCACCCAAACCTTTAGGTCACGAAAATTTCAGAATAGGTGACAAAGTGGTTTGTCACCAAATGGGTAAATTCTAGTAgtatattctaattttttgaGGCTTAGTTATGATTCTAccttatatatagagaataaaTTCTTTAGCACCTAACTTTACAATAAATTATAGGAAACAATCCATGATTCttgcaataataaataaattgattgAAACATAAAATTTGTCAGCATTACAAAAACCTCATAATCATGGCATTTAAGATATAATGTCAAATTAAACTTATTATCATCTGAtgttataaatattaaatggtggaaatttataaatttcatGAAAAATATGACATAAAATATATCATAATTGACACATTTTAGATGTTTACTGAAAATGTATATTTAGTGAGTTTTATTTAAACTTATCTTGAAAATTGGGTGTAATTCTAAATCCCTAAAATGTATAGCCAATGCTTAACtttgtaatttatatcccCACTTTTTTAATTATCACATCCGTAAACCCTAGATATTCTAGTTTGTAAAATTATACGATCGTGAACAACtttgattaatatatattgttgagTACACAAGTACACGTACATATAGGATGGAGTGAAAAACTTGTTATGCCATTCTTGACCTACAAGTAGGTTTTTGCAATTGATCTTGCAGCGAAGCCTTTCTTGGGCGATTTTCTGTACGTCTCAACCATGCTACGTACTTTTGTTCATCGTTATTTTGTGGGAAAAAAGGTACGTAGTTGAGTTCTTCAACCACCAACTGGCCAGCATAGACAAATAAGGAATTGCAACCACTGAATCCACCACCCCTCACCGTACCCCTGTATAAAACTAACAAACAAACACGTACGTACAGTACTAGCCCTTGCAACATTCTCAATACGTAATGtgttacaaatatatatatatatatatatatatatatatattctacgtACTATCATATCCAAGGAATCGCAGATAAAAGAAACAGAACCAGCAGGCAGATAAACCCGCGCTAAAAATGATTGATTGGGACTACTGGCTGGTGAAATGGCGAGTGGAGTTTTTGGCGAGGGAATGGAACTTTGTGGACATAGCCACTTTCACAAGCCTGGCCTTTCTGCATTTCCTTTCTCTCCTTGCGCCATTTTAC contains:
- the LOC126798429 gene encoding delta-9 acyl-lipid desaturase 1-like translates to MVNWDHWLVIWRVEFWGREWNFVDIVTFISLLFLHFISLFAPFYFTWTAFWLAIALYFVSGVGVTLSFHRNLSHRSFKLPRWLEYFFAYCGVLSLQRSPLDWVSVHRSHHQFTDTVKDPHSPVRGFWFSHIGWTLDYRGRNGNYEPRLKNVGDLKRQPYYIFLHYTYPLHYAALGVLLYFWGGMPFLVWGMGVRTVLFLHATFGINSICHTWGQKVWETGDLSRNNWLIGLLAHGEGWHNNHHAFQHSARHGLEWWQIDVTWYVIRFLELVGLATEVKLPTEIQKKQRALTNNKMIHEEKQQLEMNHKVQNGKL